One window of the Anomalospiza imberbis isolate Cuckoo-Finch-1a 21T00152 chromosome 12, ASM3175350v1, whole genome shotgun sequence genome contains the following:
- the CMTR2 gene encoding cap-specific mRNA (nucleoside-2'-O-)-methyltransferase 2 — MDKCKQPYVNQKTNLEKFSPEILSEIEKLFAKKFTYTKPVNDEWKLPDPSNAFTCDHVEFHSLLALKESMNEVKNQLSDKNLEDWHQHTSFTNKAGKIISHVKKSVNAELCTQAWCKFHEILCSFSLLPEEALQEGELNSVHLCEAPGAFIASLNHFLKSHHVPCHWNWVANTLNPYHEANDILMMIMDDRLIANTLPWWYFGPDNTGDVMTLRHLTGLQSFVSSMTTVHLVTADGSFDCQGNPGEQEALVSPLHYCETVTALMILGTGGSFVLKMFTLFEHCSINLLFLLNCSFEEVHVFKPATSKAGNSEAYVVCLRYMGRESLHPLLPKMTQNFGTEMVNKALFSQHTLPESFLKTHEECCMFFHRCQVETISENIRLFEHMEEAEQMKLNKLRDCAVEFFMQKFHMKPISRNNWLVKKSQAGCSMNAKWFGQRNKYFSTYNERKMMETLTWNDKVVKGYCNHWAEEHSLNNAGSTCILEGSFSNLECSFWYILEGKRLPRIKCSPFCDVQVLENLNEAVKELGGGRLKRRSMLQPCQSCEVLPGELILAKVSDLSRCHQEALNESCSDQFKCLVVGFPTLCDTEGQPSMEIKPMDAATLLTFSFSLLYDGEPKYQQQLLECVLHSLAQLAAGDALVLPVLSCLTRFTAGLVFILHCCFRSVTFACPTSREPLSTGAALLCVGYRGLPAPVVEYLQHLNALMSSLLDTDSPQQVLQFVPMEILLQGKLLEFLWDLNTAIAKRQLHLIVQAQQQQMTSDIPL, encoded by the coding sequence ATGGATAAATGTAAGCAGCCTTATGTTAACCAGAAGACCAACCTTGAAAAGTTCAGTCCTGAAATTCTTTCTGAAATTGAGAAGCTCTTTGCGAAAAAGTTTACTTACACTAAGCCAGTGAATGATGAATGGAAGCTGCCAGATCCCAGCAATGCTTTTACATGTGATCATGTGGAATTTCACTCACTCCTGGCTCTGAAGGAGTCAATGAATGAAGTGAAGAACCAACTGAGTGATAAGAACCTTGAGGATTGGCATCAGCACACCTCATTTACCAATAAAGCAGGGAAAATAATATCTCATGTGAAGAAATCTGTGAATGCTGAGCTCTGTACCCAGGCATGGTGCAAATTTCATGAGATCCTGTGCAGtttttctcttctcccagaAGAAGCCCTTCAAGAAGGAGAACTGAATTCTGTCCACCTCTGTGAAGCACCTGGAGCTTTTATAGCCAGCCTTAACCACTTCTTGAAGTCCCACCATGTCCCTTGCCACTGGAATTGGGTGGCTAATACTCTAAACCCTTATCATGAAGCCAATGACATCCTTATGATGATCATGGATGACCGTCTGATAGCAAACACATTACCTTGGTGGTACTTTGGCCCAGATAACACTGGGGATGTGATGACATTAAGACATCTAACAGGACTTCAGAGCTTTGTGAGCAGTATGACCACAGTCCACTTGGTAACTGCTGATGGCAGCTTTGATTGCCAGGGAAATCCAGGTGAGCAGGAAGCTCTCGTCTCACCCCTTCATTACTGTGAAACAGTCACTGCTTTAATGATCCTGGGCACTGGAGGATCCTTTGTTTTGAAGATGTTCACTCTGTTTGAACACTGTTCTATCAACCTGCTCTTTCTgctaaactgctcttttgagGAGGTCCATGTCTTTAAACCAGCCACCAGCAAAGCTGGAAACTCAGAGGCCTATGTGGTTTGTCTTCGCTATATGGGCAGAGAAAGCCTTCATCCGCTCCTTCCTAAAATGACACAGAACTTTGGAACAGAAATGGTCAACAAAGCTCTTTTCTCCCAGCATACACTTCCAGAATCATTCCTTAAAACACATGAAGAGTGTTGCATGTTCTTCCACAGGTGCCAGGTAGAGACTATCTCTGAGAACATCCGTCTTTTTGAGCACATGGAAGAAGCAGAGCAGATGAAACTGAACAAGTTAAGAGACTGTGCAGTAGAGTTCTTCATGCAAAAGTTCCATATGAAACCCATTAGCAGAAATAACTGGCTTGTCAAGAAatcccaggctggctgcagcatgAATGCAAAATGGTTTGGgcaaagaaacaaatattttagtaCATACAATGAAAGGAAGATGATGGAAACCCTGACATGGAATGATAAAGTGGTAAAGGGCTATTGTAATCACTGGGCTGAGGAACATAGTTTAAATAATGCTGGGAGCACGTGCATCCTGGAAGGATCATTTTCTAACCTTGAATGTAGCTTTTGGTacattttggaaggaaaaagatTGCCAAGAATAAAGTGTTCTCCATTTTGTGATGTTCAGGTCTTAGAAAATCTTAATGAAGCTGTGAAGGAGTTGGGCGGGGGGAGACTGAAAAGGAGATCAATGCTGCAGCCTTGTCAGTCCTGTGAAGTTCTTCCTGGGGAACTCATACTGGCAAAAGTGTCTGATCTTTCCAGGTGCCATCAGGAAGCCCTAAATGAAAGTTGTAGTGACCAATTCAAGTGCCTTGTGGTGGGCTTTCCCACCCTTTGTGACACAGAAGGCCAGCCCAGTATGGAAATAAAGCCCATGGACGCAGCCACGCTGCTGACTTTCAGCTTCTCTTTGCTGTATGATGGAGAACCAAAGtaccagcagcagcttttggaGTGTGTTCTGCATTCGTTGGCCCAGCTGGCAGCCGGAGATGCATTGGTTTTGCCTGTTCTCTCCTGCCTGACACGCTTCACAGCTGGCCTGGTCTTCATCTTGCACTGCTGTTTCAGGAGCGTCACATTCGCGTGCCCGACCTCGCGGGAGCCCCTGAGCACCGGCGCCGCTTTGCTGTGCGTTGGTTACCGAGGCCTCCCTGCGCCCGTTGTGGAGTATCTGCAGCATCTGAATGCACTGATGAGCTCTTTGCTGGACACAGACTCTCCCCAGCAGGTTCTGCAGTTCGTGCCCATGGAGATTCTTCTCCAGGGCAAGCTGTTGGAGTTTCTATGGGATTTAAATACAGCCATTGCAAAGAGACAGCTTCACCTGATTGTGcaagctcagcagcagcaaatgACTAGTGACATTccactttaa
- the LOC137481193 gene encoding purine nucleoside phosphorylase-like, translating into MAKIQKCKNENDKKETFLKNEGKHERRRMAYAEEDRTFILSSLFLEWANSLTDLFSSCRNSYEVYKEAADWLRARAAQRPRVAIVCGSGLGGLSDVLDNRTAFLYEDIPHFPRSSVSGHVGRLVFGELNGQPCVCMQGRFHSYEGYSLSMVTFPIRVFFLLGVEILIVTNAAGGLNPHFQVGDIMFIRDHISLFGLGGQNPLRGPNDERFGVRFPCMSDAYEQDLLGLAMESAQELGFLSFTREGVYCLQAGPCYETIAECRLLQALGADAVGMSTVPEVIVARHCGLRVLGISLITNKAVMSYNSQEKANHDEVLRISVVRAEALQKLVTHLLGKLGESTNSL; encoded by the exons ATGGCCAAGATTCAGAAGTGCAAGAATGAGAATGACAAAAAGGAGACATTTCTGAAAAATGAGGGGAAACATG agaggaggaggatggcCTATGCTGAGGAAGACAG GACTTTTATCCTTTCAAGCTTGTTCTTGGAATGGGCTAACAGCCTCACTGACCTGTTCTCTTCCTGCAGAAATAGCTACGAGGTGTATAAGGAAGCAGCAGATTGGTTGCGTGCCCGTGCTGCCCAGCGGCCCAGGGTCGCCATCGTCTGCGGGTCTGGGCTGGGAGGTCTGTCTGATGTGTTGGATAACAGGACAGCCTTCCTGTATGAGGACATCCCTCACTTCCCACGGAGCTCAG TGTCAGGGCATGTTGGCAGATTGGTGTTTGGGGAGCTGAATGGACAGCCCTGCGTGTGCATGCAGGGACGTTTCCACTCCTACGAAGGCTACTCTCTCAGCATG GTCACCTTTCCCATCAGAGTGTTCTTTCTCCTGGGGGTGGAGATCTTGATTGTCACAAATGCTGCTGGAGGACTGAATCCCCACTTCCAAGTGGGGGACATCATGTTCATAAGGGATCACATCAGCTTGTTTGGCTTGGGAGGGCAGAATCCCCTGCGTGGGCCGAATGATGAGCG ATTTGGAGTGAGGTTTCCCTGCATGTCAGATGCTTATGAACAAGATCTGCTTGGGCTGGCAATGGAGAGTGCACAGGAGCTGGGGTTCCTGAGCTTCACCAGGGAAGGAGTGTACTGCCTGCAGGCTGGGCCCTGCTACGAGACCATCGCCGAGTGCCGCCTGCTGCAGGCGCTGGGAGCTGATGCTGTGG GCATGAGCACTGTCCCAGAGGTAATTGTGGCCAGGCATTGCGGCCTCCGAGTCCTTGGGATCTCCCTCATCACCAACAAAGCAGTGATGAGCTACAACAGCCAAGAGAAAGCCAACCACGACGAAGTGCTGCGCATCTCGGTGGTCCGGGCTGAAGCCCTGCAGAAACTGGTCACCCACCTCCTTGGGAAGCTGGGGGAAAGCACAAACTCTCTATGA